Part of the Desulfolutivibrio sulfoxidireducens genome is shown below.
CATTCTCGAACGGTTGCGGCCCCGGTATCCCGGGGCCGCCTCCGCTTTGACCTGGAAAACCCCCTTCGAACTGCTCGTGGCCACGGTTCTGGCCGCCCAGTGCACCGACGCCCGGGTCAACCTGGTCACCCCGGAGTTTTTCCGGCGCTGGCCAGACCCGAAGACCCTGGCCGAGGCCGACGTGGCCGAGGTCGAGGACGTCGTGCATTCCACCGGCTTTTTCCGCCAAAAGGCCAAAAACCTGGTGGCCGCCGCGAAGCTCATGGCCTCCCGCCACGGCGGCACGGTTCCGCGCACCCTGGCGGAACTCACCGCCCTGCCCGGGCTGGCCCGAAAGACCGCCAATATCGTGGCCGGGAACGCCTACGGCAACCACGAGGGCATCGCCGTGGACACCCACGTCAAACGGCTATCCTTTCGCCTGGACCTGACCGATTCCGACAATCCCGTGGTCATCGAAAAGGACCTCATGCCCCTTTTCCCGCGCCGGGCCTGGGGCGAGATCAACCACCTGCTGGTCCTTTTCGGCCGTGACGTGTGCCAGGCCAGAAAGCCCCGCTGCGAAGACTGTCCCCTGGCCGATGTCTGCCCAAGGAAGGGCCTCTCGGTCCCCACTCCGTAACGCCCAGTTCTTTTCGCCCGAACCGGCCGCTGAAACCGGTCCCGCGTCTCTTTTCTCCGCCTCTTTTCGTCCCACCGTCCGCCGGCCATCCCCGCGGCCCGTCACGTCGCGTCCGGCGGGCCTTCCTGGCCCGCATCGCCTGTTTTCCGACAGACAACTATCGGATCCATCTATCGACAAAGCATAAAACGAGTTGAACAATCGATTTGTCCTTCGTTTGTTCCTCTCTTATACAATCGGAGACTTTCGCCCTCGGCCACATCCGGCGAAGGCGAACCCGGAAGGTGAACCGTCCAACCACAAAGAGGGGGGCCATGAAACACTTCTTTTCCTCGAAACAGGGCATTATCGCCGTGGGGTTGGCCATCGGCATCCTCGCGCCGCTTCTGCAGTTTTGGGGCAATCCCGGAAACATGGGCATCTGCGTGGCCTGCTTCGAGCGGGACATCGCCGGGGCCGTGGGCCTGCACCGGGCGGCCGTGGTCCAGTACATGCGCCCGGAGATCATCGGCTTCGTGCTCGGCTCCCTTCTGGCGGCGTTTCTGGCCAAGGACTTCCGTCCCCGGGCCGGGTCCGCGCCCATCGCCCGGTTCATTCTGGGGGCGTTCGCCATGATCGGGGCCCTGGTTTTCCTGGGCTGCCCGTGGCGGGCCATCCTGCGCCTGGCCGGCGGCGATTTGAGCGCCATTTTCGGCATCCTGGGACTGATCGCCGGCATCTGGATCGGCACCATCTTCTTCCGCAAGGGCTACAACCTGGGCCGCAGCCAGAAGACATACGCCTCGGTGGGGCTGATCATGCCCCTGGTCATGGTCGGCTTCCTGATCCTGCTCTTCCTGTATCCCCAGGTTCCGGAACAGCCCCAAAGCGGCGTCCTGTTCTACAGCCTGAAGGGACCGGGCGCCATGCACGCCCCCCTTGCGGCCTCCCTGCTTGTGGGCCTGTTCGTCGGGCTCATCGCCCAACGCAGCCGTTTTTGCACCATGGGCGCGTTCCGGGACGTGATCCTGTTCAAGCAGAATCACCTGCTTCTCGGGGTCATCGCCCTGTTTGTCGCGGCCGTGGTGGTCAACGCGCTTTTAGGACAGGTCAAGATCGGTTTTACGGGCCAGCCCGTGGCCCACACCCAGCAGGTCTGGAACTTCGCGGGCATGCTTCTGGCCGGACTGTGCTTCGCCCTGGCCGGGGGATGCCCGGGCCGGCAGCTCTTTCTGGCCGGCGAGGGCGACGGCGACGCGGCCGTGTTCGTATTCGGGATGATCGTGGGCGCGGCCTTTTCCCACAACTTCGGTCTGGCCAGTTCCCCGGACGGCGTGGGTCCCCATGGCATCGCCGCCGTGTTCGTGGGGCTTGCCGTGTGCCTGTACTTCGGCCTGACCATGCGCGCCAAGGCGTAAGGAGACACCATCATGAGCGAGATCGTGGACGCCCGGGGCCTGTCGTGCCCCCAGCCGGTTCTGGACACCTTGAACAAGATCGCCGCCATGGGATCGGGAAAAATCGAGGTGTTGGTGGACACCGAGGCCTCCAAGGAAAACGTCTCCCGGGCCGCGGCGGCCAAGGGCTGGTCCCTTGACGCGGTGATCGAGAACGCGG
Proteins encoded:
- the nth gene encoding endonuclease III, whose amino-acid sequence is MDRKARAAIILERLRPRYPGAASALTWKTPFELLVATVLAAQCTDARVNLVTPEFFRRWPDPKTLAEADVAEVEDVVHSTGFFRQKAKNLVAAAKLMASRHGGTVPRTLAELTALPGLARKTANIVAGNAYGNHEGIAVDTHVKRLSFRLDLTDSDNPVVIEKDLMPLFPRRAWGEINHLLVLFGRDVCQARKPRCEDCPLADVCPRKGLSVPTP
- the yedE gene encoding YedE family putative selenium transporter encodes the protein MRRRRTRKVNRPTTKRGAMKHFFSSKQGIIAVGLAIGILAPLLQFWGNPGNMGICVACFERDIAGAVGLHRAAVVQYMRPEIIGFVLGSLLAAFLAKDFRPRAGSAPIARFILGAFAMIGALVFLGCPWRAILRLAGGDLSAIFGILGLIAGIWIGTIFFRKGYNLGRSQKTYASVGLIMPLVMVGFLILLFLYPQVPEQPQSGVLFYSLKGPGAMHAPLAASLLVGLFVGLIAQRSRFCTMGAFRDVILFKQNHLLLGVIALFVAAVVVNALLGQVKIGFTGQPVAHTQQVWNFAGMLLAGLCFALAGGCPGRQLFLAGEGDGDAAVFVFGMIVGAAFSHNFGLASSPDGVGPHGIAAVFVGLAVCLYFGLTMRAKA
- a CDS encoding sulfurtransferase TusA family protein; amino-acid sequence: MSEIVDARGLSCPQPVLDTLNKIAAMGSGKIEVLVDTEASKENVSRAAAAKGWSLDAVIENAGEYRITISKG